A genomic segment from Alistipes senegalensis JC50 encodes:
- a CDS encoding DUF3078 domain-containing protein — translation MKHLFPIFALAAFLLASVPASAQISIDEVNAEQQSVTFQDKLKSTSVDVDYFNLARYKAERAAIRKERNYLEFGGGLQGALTSYNDPWIATSGGDNSIALVATFNLKHIFTKDLFTIETKFNAKLGYNRMKVTVDDKEEGIWFKNQDEFEISTAPSFKMTKNWSYGVIAKFRSQFVNGYKSRTEQEEADLKSKFMTPAYLDISLGITYKSPEKKFPITVNMSPLAMNATFAENDWIRKRQVDKDGNEIKPAYPYGIEDPDRTSKYEGGSSVQIDFDRTFGKTGYLRYRTMLYGFYGWISDIGQRNKISDYSKYLEAFEKWNAGDKNIKDKPRLPIHPIVRWTNTIDIKATKFLSTTLSFELYYNRAQNVDVQTKTLLSVGLTYTFKNK, via the coding sequence ATGAAACATCTTTTCCCGATCTTCGCACTGGCGGCCTTTCTGCTCGCGTCCGTTCCGGCTTCGGCTCAGATTTCGATCGACGAGGTCAATGCCGAGCAGCAGAGCGTGACTTTCCAGGATAAGCTGAAGTCCACCTCCGTCGATGTCGATTATTTCAACCTGGCCCGTTACAAGGCCGAGCGCGCCGCTATCCGCAAGGAGCGCAACTACCTCGAATTCGGCGGCGGGTTGCAGGGCGCCCTGACCTCCTACAACGATCCGTGGATTGCGACTTCAGGCGGTGACAACTCCATCGCATTGGTGGCGACATTCAACCTGAAACACATATTTACGAAGGATCTCTTTACCATCGAGACCAAGTTCAATGCCAAGCTGGGTTACAACCGCATGAAAGTCACTGTTGACGACAAGGAGGAGGGTATTTGGTTCAAGAATCAGGATGAGTTCGAGATTTCGACGGCTCCGTCGTTCAAGATGACGAAGAACTGGTCCTACGGCGTCATCGCCAAGTTCCGCAGCCAGTTCGTCAACGGCTACAAGTCGCGCACCGAGCAGGAGGAGGCTGACCTCAAAAGCAAGTTCATGACTCCGGCCTACCTCGACATTTCGCTGGGTATCACCTATAAAAGTCCCGAGAAGAAATTCCCTATCACGGTCAACATGTCGCCTCTCGCTATGAATGCCACCTTCGCCGAGAACGACTGGATTCGCAAACGGCAGGTGGACAAGGACGGCAACGAGATCAAACCGGCCTATCCTTACGGTATCGAGGACCCCGATCGGACTTCGAAATACGAGGGCGGTTCGTCCGTCCAGATCGACTTCGACCGCACGTTCGGCAAAACGGGTTATCTGCGTTACCGCACGATGCTCTACGGATTCTACGGCTGGATCTCTGACATCGGCCAGAGGAACAAGATCAGCGATTACAGCAAGTATCTGGAGGCTTTCGAGAAGTGGAATGCGGGAGACAAGAATATCAAGGACAAACCCCGCCTGCCGATCCATCCTATCGTCCGTTGGACGAATACCATCGACATTAAGGCAACAAAATTCCTCAGTACGACGTTGAGTTTCGAGTTGTATTACAACCGTGCCCAGAACGTCGATGTGCAGACCAAAACCCTGCTGAGCGTCGGTCTGACGTATACCTTTAAGAACAAATAA
- a CDS encoding S41 family peptidase codes for MYKNSKRTVLFPLLLAAGVVLGLVLGQYLGRNSTTSQLKGMLSRMALPTNKLTYTLSLIENQYVDSVSMDSLAEHVIPLLVKELDPHSVYIPASEMQALNEPLEGEFDGIGVVFNMATDTVIVLNVIPQGPSDKAGIKAGDRIIEIGDSVVAGRKIPQNNVVKMLRGPRGTTVHLGIGRQGISGLVPIDVERGVIPIRSIESAFRIADGVGYVKLGQFARTTYDEFRRALASLRAEGVTKLIFDLRGNSGGFLDQAIAVANEFLHKGQLIVYTEDRRHEQLREYADGNGSAQDMEVVVLIDEGSASSSEILAGALQDNDRGTIVGRRSFGKGLVQRQIPYSDGSALRLTTARYYTPTGRSIQKPYTIGDDESYEEDIWNRYKNNEFFSADSIHFADSLKRTTPGGKVVYGGGGIMPDVFIPADTTDVTKYFIEVSGRNILYRYTIEYADRHREALNAVQTIGDLQALLDSDKTLVDDFVRYAARKGVAPRYGDIARSRRLIEAQLRAYIGRNTKLEDNGFYANIYPVDNVIVRAVGILKEDKND; via the coding sequence ATGTATAAGAATTCGAAACGCACCGTCCTTTTCCCGCTGCTGCTGGCCGCGGGGGTGGTCCTGGGCCTCGTGCTGGGACAGTATCTGGGACGCAATTCCACCACTTCGCAGCTCAAGGGCATGCTCAGCCGCATGGCGCTGCCCACGAACAAGCTGACCTATACGCTGTCGCTGATCGAGAATCAGTATGTCGATTCCGTGTCGATGGACTCCCTCGCCGAGCACGTCATTCCGCTGCTGGTCAAGGAGCTCGACCCCCATTCGGTCTACATCCCCGCTTCGGAGATGCAGGCGCTGAACGAACCTCTCGAAGGGGAGTTCGACGGTATCGGCGTGGTCTTCAACATGGCCACCGACACGGTGATCGTGCTGAACGTCATTCCGCAGGGCCCCAGCGACAAGGCCGGCATCAAGGCCGGCGACCGGATCATCGAGATCGGCGATTCGGTGGTCGCCGGGCGCAAGATTCCCCAGAACAACGTCGTGAAGATGCTGCGCGGACCGCGCGGTACGACGGTGCACCTGGGCATCGGGCGGCAGGGCATCTCCGGACTGGTGCCGATCGACGTTGAGCGCGGCGTGATCCCGATCCGGAGCATCGAATCGGCCTTCCGCATCGCCGACGGCGTGGGTTATGTCAAGCTGGGGCAGTTCGCCCGGACGACTTACGACGAGTTCCGCAGGGCGCTGGCCTCGCTGCGCGCCGAGGGGGTCACGAAGCTGATCTTCGACCTCCGGGGCAATTCGGGCGGATTCCTCGACCAGGCGATCGCCGTGGCCAACGAGTTCCTGCACAAGGGGCAGCTGATCGTCTACACCGAAGACCGCCGCCACGAACAGCTCCGGGAATACGCCGACGGCAACGGCTCGGCCCAGGACATGGAGGTCGTGGTGCTGATCGACGAGGGGAGCGCTTCGTCGAGTGAAATTCTCGCCGGAGCGTTGCAGGACAACGACCGTGGTACGATTGTTGGACGTCGTTCGTTCGGCAAGGGACTCGTCCAGCGTCAGATTCCGTACAGCGACGGATCGGCCCTGCGGCTGACCACGGCGCGTTACTACACGCCTACCGGCCGCTCGATCCAGAAGCCCTATACGATCGGCGACGACGAGAGCTACGAGGAGGATATTTGGAACCGGTATAAGAACAACGAGTTTTTCTCGGCCGACAGCATCCATTTCGCCGATTCGCTGAAACGGACGACGCCGGGCGGAAAGGTGGTTTACGGGGGCGGAGGCATCATGCCCGATGTCTTCATTCCGGCCGATACGACCGATGTGACGAAATATTTCATCGAGGTGTCGGGACGCAATATCCTCTACCGTTATACGATCGAGTATGCCGACCGGCACCGCGAGGCGCTCAACGCCGTGCAGACCATCGGCGATTTGCAGGCGCTGCTCGACAGCGACAAGACCCTTGTTGACGATTTCGTCCGTTATGCCGCCCGCAAGGGCGTTGCGCCGCGCTACGGCGACATCGCCCGCTCGCGCCGGCTGATCGAGGCCCAGCTCCGGGCCTACATCGGCCGCAATACGAAGCTGGAGGACAACGGGTTTTATGCGAACATCTATCCCGTGGACAACGTGATCGTGCGTGCCGTCGGGATATTAAAGGAGGATAAGAATGATTAA
- the rsgA gene encoding ribosome small subunit-dependent GTPase A, with amino-acid sequence MESRFTATVVRATGSWYDVLHDGAMLRCRIRGKLRLKGVRSTNPVVVGDEAVCEADGGDCVIVDIVPRRNYVIRRASNLSKESHIIAANVDQALLMVTLRSPETPKEFADRFLVTCEAYKVPAAILLSKIDLQDAEAVAEFRAVYEGAGYRVLEVSAKEGRGVEEVRNLLAGRTTLVSGNSGVGKSTLIQTIDPSLDIRTGEISDSHHKGRHTTTFSTMYPLAEGGAVIDTPGIKGFGLLDIDDAELWHYFPEMMRVAPGCRFYNCTHTHEPGCAVVEAVKAGEIAWSRYESYLKILDDDEKYRK; translated from the coding sequence ATGGAGAGTAGATTTACGGCCACCGTGGTCCGGGCGACCGGCAGTTGGTACGACGTGCTGCACGACGGCGCCATGCTGCGCTGCCGCATCCGGGGCAAACTGCGTCTGAAAGGCGTGCGGTCAACCAATCCCGTGGTCGTGGGCGACGAGGCGGTGTGCGAGGCCGACGGCGGCGACTGCGTGATCGTGGACATCGTGCCGCGCCGCAACTACGTGATCCGCCGGGCTTCGAACCTCTCCAAGGAGTCGCACATCATCGCCGCCAACGTCGATCAGGCGTTGCTGATGGTGACGCTGCGTTCGCCCGAGACGCCCAAGGAGTTCGCGGACCGTTTTTTGGTGACCTGCGAGGCTTATAAGGTTCCGGCTGCGATTCTGCTTTCGAAGATCGACTTGCAGGACGCGGAGGCCGTCGCGGAGTTCCGCGCGGTGTACGAAGGGGCCGGTTACCGCGTGCTGGAGGTCTCCGCGAAGGAGGGCCGCGGCGTGGAGGAGGTCCGGAATCTGTTGGCGGGGCGCACGACGCTCGTGTCGGGCAACTCGGGCGTCGGGAAATCGACGCTGATTCAGACCATCGACCCCTCGCTGGACATCCGCACCGGGGAGATCTCCGACAGCCACCACAAGGGCCGCCACACGACGACTTTCTCGACGATGTACCCTCTGGCCGAAGGCGGGGCGGTGATCGACACGCCGGGAATCAAGGGGTTCGGACTGCTGGACATCGACGACGCCGAACTCTGGCACTACTTCCCGGAGATGATGCGCGTGGCTCCGGGCTGCCGCTTCTACAACTGTACGCACACCCACGAACCGGGCTGCGCGGTGGTCGAAGCGGTCAAGGCGGGTGAGATCGCGTGGTCGCGTTACGAAAGCTATCTGAAAATCCTCGACGACGATGAAAAATACCGCAAATAA
- a CDS encoding CvpA family protein, whose protein sequence is MNAVDLIVCLVLALAVWNGWRQGFILQVCSLAGIVAGIWLAAQFGMQAGEWLRLDPGFAAAGGFVAVLVAVILVVAIAGRLVRKLFHFAGFGIADTLLGVAVSVLKYLLVLSVLFSAFDDLNEDYTLAGPETIEKSKSYKPVMHLSEAVFPFLEWVGGQVPGPDENTPSDGE, encoded by the coding sequence TTGAACGCTGTTGATCTGATCGTCTGCCTCGTGCTGGCGCTGGCCGTCTGGAACGGGTGGCGTCAGGGCTTCATTTTGCAGGTATGCTCCCTGGCGGGCATCGTCGCGGGCATCTGGCTCGCGGCGCAGTTCGGCATGCAGGCCGGCGAATGGCTGCGGCTGGACCCCGGCTTTGCCGCCGCGGGCGGATTCGTCGCGGTGCTTGTCGCGGTCATCCTCGTCGTGGCGATCGCCGGGCGGCTGGTGCGCAAACTGTTCCATTTCGCGGGATTCGGCATCGCCGACACGCTGCTGGGCGTCGCGGTTTCGGTGCTGAAATACTTGCTCGTGCTGAGCGTTCTCTTTTCGGCGTTCGACGATCTGAACGAGGATTACACCCTCGCGGGTCCGGAAACGATCGAAAAATCGAAGAGTTACAAACCGGTCATGCACCTTTCGGAGGCCGTGTTCCCCTTCCTGGAGTGGGTCGGCGGGCAGGTGCCGGGGCCGGATGAAAATACCCCGTCCGATGGAGAGTAG
- a CDS encoding helix-turn-helix domain-containing protein → MDYQDEIRYISTRIKELRKERSLTVQELAYRCDMERSNLSRIEAGRTNLTVRTMCVICNALNVTLRDVIR, encoded by the coding sequence ATGGATTATCAAGACGAGATCCGCTATATCTCTACGAGGATCAAGGAGTTGAGGAAGGAACGCAGTCTGACCGTACAGGAGTTGGCATACCGCTGCGACATGGAAAGATCCAACTTGAGCCGTATCGAGGCGGGAAGGACCAATCTGACCGTAAGAACCATGTGCGTCATCTGTAACGCACTGAATGTTACCCTGCGCGACGTGATACGCTGA
- a CDS encoding aspartate aminotransferase family protein — translation MADILRKQFLAHVAQTSPSPMLVEVARAEGSFFYTPGGKRYYDLVAGVSVSNVGHANPAVVRAVQEQAARYMHVMVYGELVETPQVEYAAKIVSLLPAPLESVYFVNSGAEAVEGALKLAKRYTGRTEMISMRRAYHGSTHGAMSMMGAPEGEEWKGAFRPLLPDVQAISFNDFDDLKRITRRTACVLAEPVQGEAGVRPPRPGYLEALRRRCDEVGALLIFDEIQTGMGRTGELFAMLKYGVTPDIVCLAKALGGGMPLGAFVSSREIMGTLQENPVLGHITTFGGHPVCCAAGLAALNYLLDNGVVATVEAKGALYESLLADHPAVREIRRSGLLLAVELGEPAKLYRIMELFKEAGILSDWFLFCDTAFRISPPLTISDEEVRESAAIIRDCLDRV, via the coding sequence ATGGCTGATATTCTGCGTAAACAATTTCTGGCCCACGTGGCCCAGACCTCGCCGTCGCCGATGTTGGTGGAGGTCGCGCGCGCCGAGGGTTCGTTTTTCTACACCCCCGGCGGGAAACGCTATTACGATCTGGTGGCGGGCGTGTCGGTGAGCAACGTCGGTCACGCGAATCCCGCCGTGGTGCGGGCCGTGCAGGAGCAGGCTGCGCGCTATATGCACGTGATGGTCTACGGCGAGCTGGTCGAGACCCCGCAGGTGGAGTACGCCGCGAAGATCGTGTCGCTGCTGCCCGCGCCGCTCGAAAGCGTCTATTTCGTCAACTCGGGCGCCGAGGCGGTCGAGGGGGCTCTCAAACTGGCCAAACGCTATACCGGACGTACCGAGATGATCTCCATGCGCCGCGCCTACCACGGTTCGACGCACGGGGCGATGAGCATGATGGGCGCTCCCGAGGGCGAGGAGTGGAAAGGGGCGTTCCGGCCCCTGCTGCCCGACGTGCAGGCCATCTCGTTCAACGATTTCGACGACCTGAAGCGCATCACGCGCCGCACGGCCTGCGTGCTTGCCGAACCCGTGCAGGGCGAGGCGGGCGTCCGGCCTCCCCGGCCGGGGTATCTGGAGGCGTTGCGCCGGCGTTGCGACGAAGTGGGGGCGCTGCTGATCTTCGACGAGATTCAGACCGGCATGGGCCGCACGGGCGAACTGTTCGCCATGCTCAAATACGGCGTCACGCCCGACATCGTCTGTCTGGCCAAAGCCCTCGGCGGCGGCATGCCGCTCGGGGCGTTCGTTTCGAGCCGTGAAATTATGGGCACCTTGCAGGAGAATCCCGTGCTGGGGCATATCACCACCTTCGGCGGCCATCCGGTCTGCTGTGCGGCCGGTCTGGCGGCGCTGAACTACCTGCTGGACAACGGGGTGGTTGCGACCGTCGAGGCGAAGGGCGCCCTGTACGAATCGCTGCTCGCCGACCATCCCGCCGTGCGGGAGATCCGCCGTTCGGGACTGCTGCTGGCCGTCGAGCTGGGCGAACCGGCGAAGCTCTATCGCATTATGGAACTGTTCAAGGAGGCAGGCATCCTGAGCGACTGGTTCCTGTTCTGCGACACGGCGTTCCGCATCTCGCCGCCGCTCACGATCTCCGACGAAGAGGTCCGCGAAAGCGCGGCGATCATCCGGGATTGTCTGGATCGGGTCTGA
- the nfo gene encoding deoxyribonuclease IV translates to MKYFGAHVSASGGADNAPANAHAIGATAFALFTKNQRQWVAKPLSAGEIDAFRKACDTYGYRPEQILPHDSYLINLGHPEKEALEKSRAAFLDEMQRCELLGLDRLNFHPGSHLQKITEEESLDRIAESINIALDKTRGVTAVIENTAGQGSNLGFRFEHLRYLIDRVEDKSRVGVCIDTCHAFAAGYDLRTAEACDATFAELERVVGFGYLKGMHLNDAMKILGSRVDRHMPLGEGMIGMECFRYIARDKRFDGIPLILETPDETRWSEEIARLKAFAGEA, encoded by the coding sequence ATGAAATATTTCGGAGCACACGTAAGCGCCTCGGGAGGTGCGGACAACGCCCCCGCCAATGCGCACGCAATAGGAGCCACGGCTTTCGCGCTCTTCACCAAGAACCAACGTCAATGGGTGGCCAAGCCTCTCTCCGCCGGAGAGATAGACGCTTTCCGCAAGGCGTGCGACACCTACGGCTATCGGCCGGAACAGATACTGCCCCACGACTCGTACCTCATCAACCTCGGACATCCCGAAAAAGAGGCGCTGGAGAAATCGCGCGCAGCGTTTCTCGACGAAATGCAGCGCTGCGAACTGCTGGGACTCGACCGTCTGAACTTCCATCCCGGCAGCCACCTGCAAAAAATCACCGAGGAGGAGAGCCTCGACCGGATCGCCGAGTCAATCAACATCGCCCTCGACAAAACCCGCGGGGTGACGGCCGTGATCGAGAACACCGCCGGGCAGGGGTCGAACCTCGGATTCCGGTTCGAACACCTCCGCTATCTGATCGACCGCGTGGAGGACAAATCGCGCGTGGGCGTCTGCATCGACACCTGCCACGCCTTCGCCGCGGGGTACGATCTGCGGACCGCCGAAGCGTGCGACGCGACGTTCGCCGAACTGGAACGTGTCGTGGGATTCGGCTATCTGAAGGGGATGCACCTGAACGACGCGATGAAGATACTGGGCAGCCGTGTTGACCGCCACATGCCGCTGGGCGAAGGGATGATCGGCATGGAGTGTTTCCGCTACATCGCCCGCGACAAACGGTTCGACGGCATTCCGCTGATTCTCGAAACCCCGGACGAAACGCGCTGGAGCGAGGAGATCGCCCGCTTAAAAGCATTCGCCGGAGAGGCATAG
- a CDS encoding TrmH family RNA methyltransferase, which yields MKNTANNALPDFGPESDPCGKRIACLREFMTPERYDVLRKTVGMRTRYMTVLAENMYHGQNAAALIRHCEAFGVQEMHTVETLCSFEPNPDIARGAERWIDVRQHPSTAEAIAALRGAGYRIVATTPHREDVTPETFDVARGPFALVFGTEHAGISDEVIASADEFLRIPMCGMVESLNVSASAAILIYMLSERVRRSVDGWQLPPAAQAEVLDGWMRASVKDAGAILARKFGENG from the coding sequence ATGAAAAATACCGCAAATAACGCTTTGCCGGATTTCGGCCCCGAGTCGGACCCCTGCGGGAAGCGCATCGCCTGCCTCCGGGAGTTCATGACGCCCGAGCGCTACGACGTGCTGCGGAAGACGGTCGGCATGCGGACCCGCTACATGACCGTGCTGGCCGAGAACATGTACCACGGGCAGAACGCCGCGGCGCTGATCCGCCACTGCGAGGCGTTCGGGGTGCAGGAGATGCACACCGTCGAAACCTTGTGCTCCTTCGAGCCGAATCCCGACATCGCACGCGGCGCCGAGCGGTGGATCGACGTTCGGCAGCACCCTTCGACGGCGGAGGCCATCGCCGCGCTCCGCGGGGCGGGTTACCGCATCGTGGCCACCACGCCCCACCGCGAGGACGTGACGCCCGAGACTTTCGATGTCGCCCGGGGGCCTTTCGCGCTGGTTTTCGGCACGGAGCACGCGGGGATTTCCGACGAGGTGATCGCCTCGGCCGACGAATTCCTGCGCATCCCGATGTGCGGCATGGTCGAGAGCCTGAACGTCTCGGCGTCGGCGGCCATCCTGATCTACATGCTTTCGGAGCGTGTCCGCCGTTCGGTCGATGGCTGGCAGCTGCCGCCCGCCGCGCAGGCCGAAGTGCTCGACGGCTGGATGCGCGCCAGCGTGAAGGACGCCGGGGCGATACTTGCAAGAAAATTCGGAGAAAATGGCTGA